A section of the Citrus sinensis cultivar Valencia sweet orange chromosome 8, DVS_A1.0, whole genome shotgun sequence genome encodes:
- the LOC102617845 gene encoding auxin-responsive protein SAUR21-like — protein sequence MGIRLPSVIQNAKQILKKHNNHALSRNQPAEVPKGHIAVYVGEMERKKFVVPISYLNHPLFADLLKKAEEEFGFNHPMGGLTVPCKEDDFIDLTYRLHKQV from the coding sequence ATGGGTATCCGTTTGCCATCAGTGATCCAGAATGCCAAGCAAATTCTGAAGAAGCATAATAATCATGCTCTTAGTAGAAACCAACCAGCTGAAGTTCCAAAAGGCCACATTGCAGTTTATGTTGGAGagatggaaagaaaaaaatttgtggtTCCCATTTCTTACTTGAACCACCCTTTATTTGCTGACTTGCTTAAAAAGGCAGAGGAAGAGTTTGGCTTCAACCATCCAATGGGGGGTCTCACAGTTCCATGCAAGGAAGATGATTTTATTGATCTCACTTACAGGTTACATAAGCAAGTTTGA